The Meiothermus sp. QL-1 nucleotide sequence GGTGGTCTACAGCGTCTTTCCCTTCTACTGGGCGGTGATCTCCAGCTTCAAGCCCTCCAGCGGCCTCTTCTCCCCTGACCCCAGCTTTTTGCCCATCCCCTTCACCCTGGAGCAGTACCGCAACGTCTTCGTGGGTACCGCTTTTGGGCGAAACCTCCTCAACTCGCTTCTTGTGGCCGGGGGGGCCACCCTCCTCTCCCTGGTGCTGGGGGTGCTGGCAGCATATGCCCTGGGAAGGCTGCGCTTTCCCCCCAAAAACGCAGTGCTCTACCTGGTCCTTTCCATGACCATGTTTCCCCAAATTGCCGTGCTGGGGGGCTTCTTCGTGCTGCTGCGCCAGACCGGCCTATTCAACACCCACCTGGGCCTCATCCTCTCCTACCTCCTCTTCACCCTGCCCTTTACGGTCTGGGTGCTGGTGGGCTACTTCCGGGGGCTACCCCGGGAGCTGGAGGAGGCGGCCTATGTGGACGGGGCCACCCCCCTGCAGACCCTCCTCAGGGTCATGCTCCCCCTCACGGGGCCGGGGCTGGTCACCACCGGGCTTCTGGCCTTCATCGCCGCCTGGAACGAGTTTCTCTTCGCCCTCACCTTCACCGTAAGCGATGCGGTGCGTACCGTGCCGCCGGCCATCGCCTTCTTCGGCGGGGCCACGCCGTTCGAAATCCCCTGGGGCTCCATCATGGCCGCCAGCGTGGTGGTCACGGTGCCCCTGGTGATCCTGGTCCTGGTATTCCAGCAGCGCATCGTGGCCGGGCTCACCGCAGGAGCGGTGAAGGGCTAGGAGGGAGTTTTGAACGAGCTGCTTGGTTGGAAGATTCCCTTTGACCGGATGGAGCGCCTGCCCCTCCAGGGGGGGCTGGTGCACATCGAGGTTCAGGCCCTGGAGAAAGAAGGGGTGCAGGCCTGGCGGGTGCTCCTCACCCAGCGCCCGCGCGACCGCTGCAAGGAAGGCCCGGCAATCCGGGGGATGCTCCGGCAGCAAGAGCCCGCGCTGCTGGAACAAGGAGAGGACCGGCTGGCGGTGGGGGGCCTCGAGCTCTCCTTCTGGGGGCTGCCCCACCGGGAGGTGCCGGAAGAACTGCGCCTGCTCGCCGATGGGGTGCCCTACCCCCTGCTGGGGCTGCGCTTTGACCTGGGCACAGCCCGCTACTACGGCCTGGGCGAGCGCACGGGGGGGCTCGAGCGCCGGGGCAGAGCCTACTGGAACTTCACCGCCGACCAGCCGCCCAGACCGGGCAACGACCCCCTCTACCAGGCCAGCCCCTTTCTGCTGCGGCTGGAGGGGGAGCGGGCCCTGGGGCTTTTCCTGGACGAGAGCCACCCGAGCCTGTTCGACCTGGGCCACACCCACCCCGCCGAGGCCCGCATTGCCGTGATGGGGCCCACCCTGGACCTCTACCTGCTGGAGGGGCCGCCGCTTG carries:
- a CDS encoding carbohydrate ABC transporter permease produces the protein MKTALRWLNRGLFYLLVAFVVVYSVFPFYWAVISSFKPSSGLFSPDPSFLPIPFTLEQYRNVFVGTAFGRNLLNSLLVAGGATLLSLVLGVLAAYALGRLRFPPKNAVLYLVLSMTMFPQIAVLGGFFVLLRQTGLFNTHLGLILSYLLFTLPFTVWVLVGYFRGLPRELEEAAYVDGATPLQTLLRVMLPLTGPGLVTTGLLAFIAAWNEFLFALTFTVSDAVRTVPPAIAFFGGATPFEIPWGSIMAASVVVTVPLVILVLVFQQRIVAGLTAGAVKG